A part of Saccharomyces cerevisiae S288C chromosome XIV, complete sequence genomic DNA contains:
- the RIO2 gene encoding protein kinase RIO2 (Essential serine kinase involved in the processing of 20S pre-rRNA; involved in the processing of the 20S pre-rRNA into mature 18S rRNA; has similarity to Rio1p) — protein sequence MKLDTSHMRYLTTDDFRVLQAVEQGSRSHEVVPTPLIHQISGMRSQSGTNRAISDLAKLSLISKMRNVKYDGYRLTYNGIDYLALKTMLNRDTVYSVGNTIGVGKESDIYKVSDKNGNPRVMKIHRLGRTSFHSVRNNRDYLKKSNQGANWMHLSRLAANKEYQFMSMLYSKGFKVPEPFDNSRHIVVMELIEGYPMRRLRKHKNIPKLYSDLMCFIVDLANSGLIHCDFNEFNIMIKDKLEDENDCGFVVIDFPQCISIQHQDADYYFQRDVDCIRRFFKKKLKYEPKPDSSMLDTEGFGDGYKYAYPDFKRDVKRTDNLDELVQASGFSKKHPGDRGLETAVESMRNAVYNSDDDMSNDEAEEENGEGDYSEEDEYYDSELDNESSEDDSEDAQEEENERIIEALSSGVENLKMDKLGNYILE from the coding sequence GATATTTGACAACTGATGATTTTCGTGTCCTCCAGGCCGTTGAACAAGGTTCTAGAAGTCACGAAGTCGTTCCAACTCCCTTGATTCATCAAATCTCGGGGATGAGATCGCAGTCCGGAACAAACCGAGCCATTAGTGATTTGGCCAAGCTTAGCCTTATTTCCAAAATGAGAAATGTCAAATATGATGGTTACAGGCTAACTTATAACGGTATTGATTATTTGGCTTTGAAAACCATGTTAAACAGAGACACTGTCTATTCTGTCGGTAACACTATTGGTGTTGGTAAGGAATCTGACATCTATAAAGTAAGTGACAAAAATGGAAACCCTAGAGTAATGAAAATTCACAGATTAGGTAGAACCTCTTTTCATTCCGTCAGAAATAATAGAGATTATCTGAAGAAATCCAACCAGGGGGCAAACTGGATGCATCTTTCACGTTTGGCAGCCAATAAAGAATATCAGTTTATGTCCATGCTTTATTCTAAGGGTTTCAAGGTCCCTGAGCCATTCGATAACTCGCGTCATATAGTCGTTATGGAGCTTATCGAGGGTTACCCAATGAGGAGATTAAGAAAACATAAGAATATACCCAAGCTTTATAGTGATCTGATGTGTTTCATCGTTGATCTAGCAAATAGCGGACTTATCCATTGTGATTTTAATGAGTTTAATATTATGATAAAGGACAAACTAGAGGATGAAAACGATTGTGGGTTCGTAGTTATTGATTTTCCACAATGTATATCTATTCAACACCAAGACGCCGACTATTATTTCCAAAGGGATGTTGACTGTATTCGTCgtttcttcaaaaagaaactgaagTACGAACCAAAACCTGATTCATCAATGCTCGACACTGAAGGTTTCGGCGATGGTTATAAATATGCGTATCCAGATTTCAAAAGGGACGTTAAAAGAACCGACAATTTGGATGAATTGGTGCAGGCTTCCGGATTTAGCAAAAAGCATCCAGGAGATAGGGGCCTGGAAACTGCCGTTGAAAGCATGAGAAATGCTGTTTATAATTCAGATGACGATATGTCTAATGACGAGgccgaagaagaaaatgggGAGGGCGATTATTCAGAGGAGGATGAATACTATGACTCCGAACTTGATAATGAAAGTTCTGAAGATGACAGTGAAGATGCACAAGAAGAGGAGAACGAACGTATTATAGAGGCGCTTTCCAGTGGT